A region from the Lentisphaera profundi genome encodes:
- a CDS encoding restriction endonuclease subunit S — protein sequence MSELSIPQNWVLTTLGSILSVSSGKGLPQSKMVEGNIPVYGGNGVTGQHNTHSIEQVTIVIGREGFYCGSVHLTPSKSWVTDNAFITKYSDSNIDQMFLYWLLKSTDLRKNDSSTAQPVISGKKLYPTDVLLPPLAEQEEIARRLDDLLSQVDSIKTRLDKVPGTLKTFRQSVLAAAVSGQLTESWRKENTPIKINETNNTYSLSEEFDYYEIPDTWSFTPIGNIAAFQQGMQIAKSSRHEADGPNRLPILRIGNYSSQFTKDVDYIDVDSSSLIAEKDDIILTRTGESRGGVLTGYRGVFHNNTFRINFNESAILREYLIISLKNEQTQNFIKEVSGRSAQPDLTHKKFGPCPISLPSLEEQAEIVRRVEELFAYADKVEAQVKVAQERVNKLTQSILAKAFRGELTEAWRATNPELITGPNSAAALLARIQAEREAAQPKKKPRKKKA from the coding sequence ATGAGTGAACTCTCCATACCTCAAAACTGGGTACTTACCACTCTTGGAAGTATCCTTTCAGTTAGTTCAGGAAAAGGACTTCCCCAATCAAAAATGGTTGAAGGGAATATACCTGTTTATGGTGGCAATGGAGTGACTGGACAACATAACACACACAGTATAGAACAAGTAACTATTGTTATAGGCCGTGAAGGGTTTTATTGTGGTTCCGTTCACCTAACTCCATCAAAATCCTGGGTAACGGATAATGCTTTTATTACCAAGTATTCTGATAGCAATATAGATCAAATGTTTTTATATTGGCTATTAAAATCCACCGACCTTAGAAAAAATGATAGCTCTACGGCCCAACCTGTAATTTCTGGTAAAAAACTATATCCAACAGATGTTTTATTGCCCCCACTAGCTGAGCAGGAAGAAATCGCCCGCCGCTTGGATGATTTATTGAGCCAAGTTGATAGTATAAAAACCCGCCTCGACAAAGTCCCCGGCACCCTCAAAACCTTCCGCCAAAGCGTACTCGCCGCCGCCGTCTCCGGCCAACTCACCGAATCCTGGCGCAAAGAAAATACTCCTATAAAGATAAATGAAACTAATAATACATACAGCCTATCTGAAGAATTCGATTATTACGAGATTCCAGATACTTGGAGTTTTACACCCATAGGAAATATTGCAGCTTTTCAGCAAGGGATGCAAATCGCAAAATCTAGTAGACATGAGGCCGATGGACCTAATAGACTTCCTATTTTAAGAATAGGAAATTACTCCAGTCAATTCACCAAGGACGTTGATTATATTGATGTAGATTCCAGTTCATTAATTGCCGAAAAGGACGATATAATACTTACTAGAACTGGCGAGAGTCGAGGGGGTGTATTAACAGGTTACCGTGGGGTATTCCATAACAACACTTTTAGAATTAATTTTAATGAGTCTGCTATTTTAAGAGAATATTTAATCATTTCATTAAAAAATGAGCAAACACAAAATTTTATAAAAGAAGTTTCTGGCCGATCTGCTCAACCAGACCTTACACATAAAAAATTTGGCCCTTGTCCAATTTCATTACCCTCCCTCGAAGAACAAGCCGAAATCGTTCGTCGAGTCGAAGAACTCTTTGCCTATGCCGATAAAGTCGAAGCCCAAGTCAAAGTCGCCCAAGAACGCGTCAACAAGCTCACCCAGAGCATACTCGCCAAAGCCTTCCGCGGCGAACTCACCGAAGCCTGGCGCGCCACAAATCCCGAACTCATCACCGGCCCCAACTCCGCCGCAGCCCTCCTAGCCCGCATCCAAGCCGAACGCGAAGCCGCCCAACCCAAAAAGAAACCCCGCAAGAAAAAGGCCTAA
- a CDS encoding GIY-YIG nuclease family protein codes for MMTLFSVLNLHLHLPDVAPELCKIHLAQSNNDSVLDHFYAGTFQSWQEGQTQKNFGQAYIISLIQLPQKNKWLFAGCFRSLSVSSEKINGYWKYETEELTECSELEGRLIIDFQRTGRASYLRAENWAEQLTVAEFKAQRMSVQEFPGYNQTSISKSTLDIIISQQIQSWRGALSNIAGIYLITDTNTGKLYVGSATGSEGIWQRWSDYSVNVHGGNKDLKEALKLNGSDYSRHFQYSILEIADTHASDQDILTRESYWKQVLRTREFGYNAN; via the coding sequence ATGATGACTCTGTTCTCTGTACTCAACTTACACTTACACTTACCAGATGTAGCTCCTGAGCTATGTAAAATTCATTTGGCTCAAAGTAACAATGATTCAGTATTAGATCATTTTTATGCAGGTACGTTTCAATCTTGGCAAGAGGGTCAAACTCAAAAGAATTTTGGGCAAGCCTATATCATCTCATTGATTCAATTACCTCAAAAGAACAAGTGGCTCTTTGCAGGCTGCTTTCGTAGTCTCAGTGTATCTTCAGAGAAGATAAATGGCTACTGGAAGTATGAAACTGAAGAACTAACCGAGTGTAGTGAATTAGAGGGTCGTTTGATTATTGATTTTCAGCGCACCGGCCGCGCCTCATACTTACGAGCGGAGAATTGGGCTGAGCAACTCACGGTAGCAGAATTCAAAGCCCAACGTATGTCCGTACAAGAATTTCCTGGCTATAACCAAACCTCAATCAGCAAATCCACGCTCGATATCATCATCAGCCAACAGATTCAATCATGGCGCGGTGCCTTATCGAATATTGCGGGTATCTACCTCATTACCGACACCAACACCGGCAAGCTCTATGTCGGTTCTGCAACAGGAAGTGAAGGCATCTGGCAACGCTGGTCAGATTATTCAGTAAATGTCCACGGCGGCAACAAAGACCTCAAAGAGGCTCTTAAACTTAATGGCTCCGACTACAGCAGGCATTTTCAATACAGTATCCTCGAAATTGCCGACACCCACGCCAGCGACCAAGACATTCTCACCCGCGAGTCCTACTGGAAACAGGTCCTCCGCACCCGCGAATTCGGCTACAACGCCAACTAA
- a CDS encoding P-loop NTPase fold protein, translating into MEKFDGTLTKEYRNLIVQAFVDADIDLKKFKDTQGRIEGDIDSIVYSYVGSEKFLFSISYHEKYLCVLRSHSLVEIIIQDEFHFVPELVRILKSLKEKIYNDFKDDISSTVEAFLETPQNMSPLILVTGSVQIEDDNIRLLAKRIGRELADSGYNLLVSDYAGVDQTVLKSFAHTCEAKNLQNKILLYLGPKRGLNEYHNFLEQSGRLNVVLYESNNESFEEPLLNADAIVVIEGKKVPYDRYKYCVKKNFNKPFFAFTQTGGSGFNVHQDICNNWSERRKDFKSKVNYFDYSLLSEAFIDHQGPQVLAQYTVSLITQVLFSKVTDFKFRDIHFSKSLREFLNYAYSVSKKCTPALLTPELVFDCLHQRQIDPYGKGIGKAVRAYNAHVVHTVAGLFLTKNSLDIFKENGKQLTFIEEVPIPNNLQLILWQSQLISRVTLNDGKIHQRHFLLALLTYLLSYYTKGSKEYSTIYQLTEKLVHDSSKLESDSEEAWNGLWERVNANVYSPPNNKNSFNRFLNDGLSTDDALGVQPDAQGMARLIMDKGFKGSLAIGVFGPWGSGKSNFFNFMRQEINLISGEVSQSDKEQLFCSEVCHITFNAWHYHDSNLWASILVQIYDNLARFYAIKAKGDKTEEKLKKLAVGEYVDISDEELAESSKFLDSELLSNKSKVVTLNKKINETTLKLEQLASDIEQKEKTLGAAFNFTSISSIAQTTLKNNKTVAAACDELGIEKTLEDLEKAKSELIDSSKYLFSPIKKIPELIKKKQINWFYHAILALVVFYIVTFALKHIVPDTSSIKNTFEPILSFFSTTVALISLWSKKLKDLTLKASEAITLIKSEVDQVRTKETIHFNEEKETLQSEIHELYAEKEKLVQNQERLLLGKQNINPHRHLYQFIEDRLNSDKFRNELGFVSEVRHELERLEKLVSRSKKEDSSEFIDGDKKFKKLDRIILYIDDLDRCDKKIVMEVLQAVHLLLGFDLFIAVVGVDTRWVIDAWNQTYKTTESLSENKVSHDTEALQISPHNYLEKIFQIPYCLPQLNENTLDILTKDIQVASRITSSNESDIESTQDSAEEAEPIDLDDSPISNMIEKIRHEILLDLEDTIKAVEITEDELNYIRSIAWTEITPRVFKRMLNVYRIIRASFTPTQLDQFVMGEFKILWFLLCLQARYPKSYDTIFIDMKNSSHMNVGFSNWLIITEDDSTLLANNQIDLTLDTKLLGRELCEEKCSKDALWLYIDKVCQFSFDTKKQRIIGAVSK; encoded by the coding sequence ATGGAGAAATTCGATGGCACATTAACGAAAGAATATAGAAACCTAATCGTTCAGGCTTTTGTTGATGCCGATATAGATCTTAAGAAGTTCAAAGACACCCAAGGTAGGATTGAAGGTGACATAGATTCCATAGTATATTCCTATGTGGGTAGTGAGAAGTTCCTTTTCTCAATATCTTATCATGAAAAGTATTTATGTGTCCTTAGATCACATAGTCTTGTCGAAATTATAATCCAAGATGAATTTCATTTTGTGCCAGAGCTCGTCAGAATTCTAAAATCATTAAAAGAGAAGATTTATAACGATTTCAAAGATGATATTTCATCGACTGTAGAGGCATTTTTGGAGACACCACAGAACATGTCTCCTCTAATACTTGTAACTGGCTCAGTTCAAATTGAGGATGACAACATAAGGCTTCTTGCCAAAAGAATAGGTCGAGAGTTAGCTGATTCGGGTTACAATTTGTTAGTCAGTGATTATGCAGGTGTGGACCAGACTGTACTAAAAAGTTTTGCTCATACATGTGAAGCAAAGAACTTACAGAATAAAATATTGCTTTATTTGGGGCCTAAGAGAGGTTTAAATGAGTATCATAATTTTTTAGAACAATCTGGCCGACTTAATGTAGTGCTTTATGAATCAAATAATGAGTCTTTTGAAGAACCTCTATTAAATGCAGATGCAATTGTAGTTATTGAAGGTAAAAAAGTTCCTTATGATCGCTATAAATATTGCGTTAAAAAGAATTTCAATAAACCATTTTTTGCCTTTACTCAAACAGGTGGTTCAGGGTTTAACGTGCATCAAGATATTTGTAATAATTGGTCTGAGCGTAGAAAAGATTTTAAAAGCAAAGTTAATTACTTTGACTATAGCCTCCTTAGTGAAGCATTTATTGACCATCAAGGTCCCCAAGTTTTAGCGCAGTATACAGTCAGCCTCATTACTCAGGTATTATTTTCTAAAGTAACTGACTTTAAATTCAGAGATATTCACTTTTCTAAATCATTACGGGAGTTCTTAAATTACGCTTATTCCGTGTCGAAAAAATGTACGCCAGCTCTTTTAACTCCAGAGTTAGTATTTGATTGTTTGCACCAAAGACAAATAGACCCGTATGGCAAAGGGATTGGTAAAGCTGTTAGAGCATATAATGCTCATGTTGTTCATACAGTTGCAGGCTTATTTTTAACCAAAAATAGTTTAGATATTTTTAAAGAAAATGGCAAACAACTAACCTTCATCGAAGAAGTTCCCATACCTAATAATTTACAGTTGATACTCTGGCAATCTCAACTTATTAGCCGTGTGACTCTTAATGATGGTAAAATACACCAAAGGCATTTTTTACTCGCATTATTAACTTATTTACTGAGCTACTACACCAAAGGCTCTAAAGAATATTCAACTATTTATCAACTTACGGAAAAGCTAGTTCATGATTCTTCTAAACTAGAAAGTGATTCCGAAGAGGCATGGAATGGTCTGTGGGAGCGCGTTAACGCTAATGTATATTCACCACCAAACAATAAAAATTCATTTAATCGTTTCCTCAATGACGGCTTATCCACTGATGATGCATTAGGCGTTCAACCGGATGCTCAAGGCATGGCTCGCCTCATCATGGACAAGGGTTTTAAAGGCTCTCTGGCTATTGGTGTATTTGGCCCATGGGGTTCAGGTAAAAGTAATTTCTTTAACTTCATGAGACAAGAAATAAACCTAATCTCGGGTGAGGTCTCACAATCAGATAAAGAGCAATTATTTTGCAGCGAAGTCTGCCATATCACTTTTAATGCCTGGCATTACCATGATTCGAATCTTTGGGCATCCATCTTGGTTCAAATCTATGATAATCTAGCCCGTTTTTATGCTATTAAAGCAAAGGGCGACAAGACCGAAGAGAAGCTCAAAAAATTGGCTGTAGGTGAATATGTTGACATCTCAGATGAAGAACTAGCAGAATCTTCTAAGTTCTTAGACTCCGAACTATTATCCAATAAGTCTAAAGTAGTGACTTTAAATAAAAAAATTAATGAAACTACACTAAAGCTAGAGCAATTGGCTTCTGATATTGAACAAAAAGAAAAGACACTCGGGGCCGCTTTTAATTTCACATCGATTAGCTCAATAGCCCAAACTACTTTAAAAAACAACAAAACAGTAGCAGCTGCATGTGATGAATTAGGCATCGAAAAAACTCTGGAGGATTTAGAAAAAGCTAAAAGCGAATTGATAGATAGTTCAAAATATTTATTTTCCCCAATAAAAAAAATTCCCGAATTGATCAAGAAAAAGCAAATAAACTGGTTCTATCATGCAATTCTTGCGTTAGTTGTTTTTTATATAGTGACCTTTGCATTGAAGCACATTGTACCTGATACTTCATCGATAAAAAATACGTTTGAGCCTATTCTATCATTTTTTAGTACTACTGTGGCATTGATAAGCTTATGGTCAAAAAAGCTAAAGGATTTGACATTGAAAGCGTCTGAAGCTATCACGCTTATTAAGTCTGAAGTTGATCAAGTCAGGACCAAGGAGACTATTCATTTTAATGAAGAAAAAGAAACATTACAATCCGAAATTCATGAGCTATACGCGGAAAAAGAAAAGTTAGTTCAGAATCAGGAACGCCTGTTACTTGGTAAGCAAAATATAAACCCGCATAGACATTTATATCAATTTATAGAAGATCGTTTGAACTCAGATAAATTTCGTAACGAATTAGGCTTTGTTTCTGAGGTTCGACATGAATTAGAAAGATTAGAAAAATTAGTTTCGCGATCTAAAAAAGAGGACTCTTCTGAATTCATTGATGGTGATAAAAAATTCAAAAAACTAGATCGTATCATTCTCTATATTGATGACCTAGATCGCTGTGATAAAAAAATTGTTATGGAAGTATTACAGGCGGTTCATTTATTACTCGGGTTTGATCTATTTATAGCAGTTGTTGGGGTTGATACACGCTGGGTTATAGATGCCTGGAATCAGACATATAAAACAACGGAAAGTCTGTCTGAAAATAAAGTTTCGCATGACACAGAAGCCTTGCAAATCAGCCCCCATAACTACCTTGAGAAAATCTTCCAAATCCCCTATTGCTTACCTCAACTCAATGAAAACACTTTGGATATCCTCACCAAAGATATTCAGGTAGCGTCTAGAATAACTTCTAGTAATGAAAGTGACATTGAATCTACTCAAGATTCAGCAGAAGAAGCGGAACCTATAGATTTGGATGATTCGCCTATCTCTAACATGATTGAAAAAATACGTCATGAAATCCTATTGGATTTAGAAGACACTATTAAAGCGGTGGAGATAACTGAAGACGAACTGAATTACATTCGTTCAATAGCATGGACAGAGATCACTCCACGAGTATTTAAACGCATGCTTAATGTGTATCGCATAATACGGGCCTCTTTTACCCCAACACAATTAGATCAATTTGTGATGGGTGAATTCAAAATCCTGTGGTTCCTACTTTGTCTACAAGCTAGATACCCGAAGAGTTATGATACTATTTTTATCGACATGAAGAACAGTTCGCATATGAATGTAGGTTTCTCAAATTGGTTGATAATAACTGAAGATGATTCAACTTTATTAGCAAATAATCAAATAGATCTCACACTTGACACTAAGCTACTGGGTCGTGAATTATGCGAAGAGAAATGCTCTAAGGACGCACTATGGCTCTATATTGATAAAGTCTGTCAATTTAGTTTCGATACTAAAAAACAACGAATCATCGGGGCCGTATCTAAATGA
- the hsdR gene encoding type I restriction-modification system endonuclease, which produces MSDRVKSPNFEFLKSEDELLFNYALRAERYVFDDPNSCLIKLRQLAEHMAQQVATAFRIEFNSETRQLDLLNDLYYHRIISSDISQIFHSLRKEGNLAVHDHGMSEKRQSLYQLKLAHHLASWYHKTVNDSRFKLQPFVPPPRQEDQEEQLKETLDNLTSDLIEKEQAIKLAQSSAEEQARLKLEAEQAAKQAYADLNAALEMAEESSLLLEQQKADFALQLQKMKTEANKRSNSDQESLLARSASAAAEIEKTEKTTRIFIDEQLREHGWEVDSDFIRYSKGARPQKGKNIAISEWPTASGPADYVLFCGLQPIAIVEAKREIKNISGSIVQAKRYSRDFKENDVQLAGAWGEYKVPFLFSTNGSPYHEQLKHASGTWFLDCRKSTNIPRAFDGWYTPDGLKQLFKQDVEAADKKLELEPNDLPLRDYQKDAVKSVEQAIAKGQREIMLAMATGTGKTRTCIGLVYRLVKTRRFRRVLFLVDRTSLGEQALNAFKDLQIDNLQTFADIFDIKGMGDKNVDDTTRLHITTVQGVMQRILYPSKDSLPLPVDMYDCIVVDECHRGYNLDKEMSEVELGFRSEKDYISKYRRVIEHFDAIKVGLTATPALHTTDIFGIPVYNYSYRQAVIDGYLVDHDVPFQIKTALSNAGIKYEVGETVTTYDVKKKQIDNFTTPDEVNFEIEGFNKKVINDNFNRVVCQQLVQEIDPELPGKTLIFCATDLHADTVVDILKQEFTKFYGEIDDDAVVKITGSSDKPLTLIRRYKNESLPKVAVTVDLLTTGIDVPEITNIVFIRLVRSRILYDQMLGRATRLCPDIDKESFRIFDAVDLYKYMADHSDMKPIVSAPTTTFTQLAQEMATNQDEEQLQLSRDQFVAKLQRVKKKLETMHSENFKITTGMSIDDFIKTIKNADGPQIQIMATTCIKLATWLESLQLYPGRKVIISDHEDEFIETVRGYGDSQKPEDYLESFKEYLNTNINKIDALRIIAQSPRDLTRKDLREVQLLLDQAGFSENYLRTAWKEAKQVDVAASIIGFVRAMTIGSELIPYEERLNRAMKKIMSSRQWTQPQEGWLKRIKQTLQDQRIIDQDTLNSGAFKTKGGFNRINKIFQGQLDQVLHDINEAIWASA; this is translated from the coding sequence ATGAGTGACCGGGTGAAATCCCCTAACTTTGAGTTCTTGAAAAGTGAAGATGAGTTACTTTTTAATTATGCACTACGTGCTGAACGCTATGTGTTCGACGACCCCAATTCATGTCTCATTAAACTTCGTCAACTTGCTGAACATATGGCACAACAAGTTGCAACAGCTTTCCGTATTGAGTTCAATAGCGAAACTCGTCAACTAGACCTACTAAATGATCTCTATTATCATCGCATAATATCTTCAGATATATCACAAATTTTTCATAGTCTTCGTAAAGAAGGTAACCTTGCTGTTCACGACCACGGCATGTCGGAAAAGCGCCAATCCCTCTACCAACTCAAACTCGCGCATCACCTAGCATCTTGGTATCACAAAACAGTCAATGATAGTCGCTTCAAGTTGCAGCCTTTTGTTCCACCACCGCGTCAAGAGGATCAGGAAGAGCAACTCAAAGAGACCCTAGACAATCTTACTAGCGACTTAATCGAAAAAGAACAAGCGATCAAACTTGCTCAAAGTAGTGCTGAAGAACAAGCACGCCTCAAACTAGAAGCCGAGCAAGCCGCGAAGCAGGCCTACGCAGACCTCAACGCCGCACTCGAGATGGCCGAAGAGAGCTCTTTATTATTAGAACAACAAAAAGCTGACTTCGCCCTTCAACTTCAAAAAATGAAAACCGAGGCCAACAAGCGCTCAAATTCTGACCAAGAATCATTATTAGCCCGCTCCGCTAGCGCCGCCGCCGAAATCGAAAAAACCGAAAAGACCACGCGCATTTTTATTGATGAACAACTCCGCGAACATGGCTGGGAAGTCGATTCAGACTTCATTCGTTATTCTAAAGGCGCACGCCCGCAGAAAGGCAAAAATATCGCCATCTCCGAGTGGCCAACCGCCTCAGGTCCTGCCGACTACGTTTTGTTTTGTGGTCTCCAGCCCATAGCGATAGTAGAAGCCAAGCGCGAAATCAAAAATATCTCTGGCTCCATCGTTCAGGCCAAACGCTATAGCCGCGACTTCAAAGAGAACGACGTTCAACTCGCTGGAGCTTGGGGCGAATACAAAGTCCCCTTCCTTTTCTCCACTAATGGCAGTCCCTATCACGAACAACTCAAGCACGCTAGCGGAACCTGGTTCCTTGATTGTCGCAAAAGCACCAATATCCCCCGCGCTTTTGATGGCTGGTATACTCCCGATGGACTCAAGCAACTCTTTAAACAAGATGTCGAAGCAGCCGACAAAAAACTTGAACTCGAGCCTAACGACTTACCCCTGCGCGATTATCAAAAAGACGCTGTGAAATCTGTAGAGCAAGCTATTGCCAAGGGACAACGTGAAATCATGCTCGCCATGGCTACCGGCACCGGTAAAACCCGAACCTGTATTGGCCTTGTCTACCGCCTCGTCAAGACCCGTCGCTTTAGACGCGTACTCTTCTTAGTTGATAGGACCTCACTTGGTGAACAAGCCCTCAACGCCTTCAAAGACCTGCAAATCGACAACCTACAGACCTTTGCGGATATCTTTGATATCAAAGGCATGGGTGACAAAAATGTCGATGATACCACCCGCCTGCATATCACTACTGTACAAGGAGTCATGCAGCGTATTCTTTATCCATCAAAAGATAGCCTGCCTCTACCCGTAGATATGTACGACTGTATTGTTGTAGATGAATGTCACCGTGGTTATAACCTCGACAAAGAGATGAGTGAAGTTGAACTCGGCTTTCGCTCCGAGAAAGACTATATCTCCAAGTATCGCCGTGTTATCGAACATTTCGACGCCATCAAAGTTGGTCTCACCGCTACACCAGCATTACATACCACCGATATCTTCGGTATACCCGTTTATAATTACTCCTATCGCCAGGCGGTCATCGATGGTTATCTTGTTGATCACGATGTGCCCTTTCAAATCAAAACAGCGCTTTCAAATGCTGGGATCAAATACGAAGTTGGCGAGACCGTCACCACCTATGATGTGAAAAAGAAACAAATCGACAATTTTACCACTCCAGATGAAGTCAACTTCGAAATTGAAGGCTTCAACAAAAAGGTTATCAACGATAATTTTAACCGTGTCGTTTGCCAACAACTCGTACAAGAGATCGACCCCGAACTTCCAGGTAAGACACTTATCTTTTGCGCGACTGACCTCCATGCTGATACGGTGGTTGATATTCTCAAACAAGAATTCACCAAATTTTATGGTGAGATCGACGATGATGCCGTAGTCAAAATCACTGGTAGTAGCGATAAACCGCTAACGCTTATTCGCCGTTACAAAAACGAAAGCCTACCCAAGGTTGCCGTCACCGTAGATCTACTCACCACCGGCATCGATGTCCCTGAAATCACCAACATTGTATTCATTCGTCTCGTTCGCAGTCGTATTCTCTATGATCAAATGCTTGGTCGTGCGACTAGACTCTGTCCTGATATAGATAAAGAGAGCTTTCGCATTTTTGATGCTGTTGACCTCTACAAATACATGGCCGATCATAGTGACATGAAACCCATCGTTTCAGCACCTACCACCACCTTTACCCAGCTCGCCCAGGAAATGGCCACGAATCAAGATGAAGAGCAACTCCAGCTCAGTCGCGATCAATTCGTCGCTAAGCTGCAACGCGTCAAGAAAAAACTCGAGACCATGCACTCCGAAAACTTCAAGATCACCACTGGTATGAGTATAGATGATTTTATCAAGACTATAAAAAATGCCGACGGCCCCCAAATCCAAATCATGGCCACGACCTGTATCAAACTCGCCACCTGGCTCGAATCACTGCAGCTCTACCCAGGACGTAAAGTCATTATCTCTGATCATGAAGATGAATTCATCGAGACCGTGCGTGGTTACGGCGATTCTCAAAAGCCCGAAGATTACCTCGAATCCTTCAAAGAATATCTCAATACCAATATCAACAAGATCGATGCCTTGCGTATCATTGCTCAGAGCCCGCGCGACCTCACCCGCAAAGACCTACGCGAAGTTCAGCTACTCTTGGATCAAGCCGGCTTTAGCGAGAACTACCTGCGCACCGCCTGGAAAGAAGCCAAACAAGTCGATGTTGCCGCCTCCATTATTGGCTTTGTACGCGCCATGACTATAGGCAGCGAACTCATACCCTATGAAGAACGCCTCAATCGTGCCATGAAAAAAATCATGTCTTCCCGTCAATGGACACAACCACAAGAAGGCTGGCTCAAACGCATCAAACAAACACTGCAGGATCAACGCATCATCGATCAAGACACACTCAATAGTGGAGCCTTCAAAACCAAAGGCGGCTTCAATCGTATCAATAAAATATTCCAAGGCCAGCTTGATCAAGTACTGCACGACATCAACGAAGCCATCTGGGCAAGCGCTTAA
- a CDS encoding type I restriction-modification system subunit M: MNTTTQGIVQKLWNLCNVLKDDGITYHQYVSELTYILFLKMAKETETESQLPEGYRWDDLMENDGVEQLTFYRELLVHLGTNGSQRVQEIFANANTILKHAKNLAKLVNDIDALDWYAAREEGLGDLYEGLLEKNANEKKSGAGQYFTPRVLIDSIVSIVKPQAGETIEDPACGTGGFIRSADAYIKNETDDLFELSPDKQEFQKHQAYCGVELVQDTHRLLLMNLMLHGIESHITLGDTLSPSGANMPKVDIIMANPPFGAKKGGDQATRDDFTYPTGNKQLAFLQHIYRGLKPGGRAAVVLPDNVLFEAGVGADIRRDLMNKCNLHTILRLPTGIFYAQGVKTNVLFFSRGTTDKDNTKDTWVYDMRSNMPNFGKRTPFTRSYFEEFEKLYGADAYGSSPRTEMEEDERWRKFSREWIRDSKGDSLDISWIKDDDAIDAADLPAPEVLASEAMNELSSALTDLQKLISSLEEA; the protein is encoded by the coding sequence ATGAATACCACTACCCAAGGCATCGTACAAAAACTCTGGAATCTCTGCAACGTCCTCAAAGATGACGGCATCACCTATCATCAATACGTCTCCGAGCTCACCTATATCCTCTTCCTCAAAATGGCCAAGGAGACCGAGACCGAGAGCCAGCTACCCGAAGGCTACCGCTGGGACGACCTCATGGAAAACGACGGCGTCGAGCAACTCACCTTCTACCGTGAGCTACTCGTTCACTTGGGTACCAACGGCTCCCAACGCGTACAAGAGATTTTTGCCAACGCCAACACCATCCTCAAACACGCCAAGAACCTCGCCAAGCTCGTCAATGATATCGACGCCCTCGATTGGTACGCCGCTCGTGAAGAAGGCCTCGGCGACCTCTATGAGGGACTCTTAGAGAAAAATGCCAATGAGAAAAAATCTGGCGCGGGTCAGTACTTCACCCCACGCGTACTCATCGACTCCATCGTCTCCATCGTCAAACCCCAAGCTGGTGAAACAATTGAGGACCCAGCGTGCGGCACGGGCGGATTCATTCGCTCAGCCGATGCCTACATCAAAAATGAAACCGATGATCTTTTTGAACTGAGTCCAGATAAACAAGAATTCCAAAAACACCAAGCTTATTGCGGCGTCGAACTCGTTCAGGATACCCACCGACTCCTACTCATGAACCTCATGCTACACGGCATCGAATCTCATATCACCCTGGGCGATACCCTCTCACCCAGCGGTGCCAATATGCCTAAAGTTGATATCATCATGGCGAATCCTCCCTTCGGTGCTAAGAAGGGCGGCGATCAAGCCACGCGCGACGACTTCACTTACCCAACGGGCAATAAGCAACTCGCTTTCCTGCAACACATCTACCGTGGCCTCAAACCCGGTGGTCGCGCTGCCGTAGTCCTGCCCGATAATGTTTTATTCGAAGCAGGCGTGGGGGCTGATATTCGCCGCGACCTCATGAATAAATGCAATCTCCACACCATCCTGCGCTTACCCACAGGTATCTTCTACGCTCAGGGCGTCAAAACCAACGTTCTCTTCTTCTCGCGGGGCACCACTGATAAAGACAATACCAAGGATACTTGGGTCTACGATATGCGCTCCAACATGCCCAACTTCGGCAAGCGCACGCCCTTCACCCGCTCTTACTTCGAGGAATTTGAAAAGCTCTATGGCGCAGACGCCTATGGGTCTTCGCCAAGAACCGAGATGGAGGAAGATGAACGCTGGCGTAAGTTCTCACGTGAATGGATTCGCGACTCTAAGGGCGACTCACTCGATATCTCCTGGATCAAGGATGACGATGCCATAGATGCCGCCGATTTACCCGCTCCCGAAGTTCTCGCCTCCGAGGCCATGAACGAACTCAGCTCCGCACTCACCGACCTCCAAAAACTCATCTCATCTCTCGAGGAAGCTTAG